From Psychrobacillus sp. FSL K6-2836, a single genomic window includes:
- a CDS encoding aspartate-semialdehyde dehydrogenase produces the protein MSQGYTVAIVGATGAVGQKIIEKLVERSFPYTTLKLLASKKSAGKQVEVNKNSYTIEEATPEAFEGVDIAFFSAGGSISKALAKEASNRGAIVIDNTSAFRMDKDTPLIVPEVNKQALHEQTGIIANPNCSTIQMVCALEPIRQKFGLNKVIVSTYQAVSGAGAAAISELITQSEGIKNKQPKPEILPVKSAEKHYPIAGNVIPQIDIFTEDGFTFEEHKMMNETKKIMSLPNLAIAATCVRVPVVTGHSESVYIEVEQENVTLEQVKQLLSDTKGITLQDAPDQQLYPMPYYAEDKDDVFVGRLRKDPSNDKGFHMWIVSDNLLKGAALNSIQIAEALISEGILKEV, from the coding sequence ATGTCACAGGGTTATACAGTAGCAATAGTAGGAGCGACAGGTGCAGTCGGTCAAAAAATTATCGAAAAATTGGTAGAAAGAAGTTTTCCTTATACAACATTAAAATTATTAGCTTCCAAAAAATCAGCAGGTAAACAAGTAGAAGTAAATAAGAACTCTTATACAATTGAAGAAGCGACACCTGAGGCTTTTGAAGGTGTTGACATAGCATTTTTCTCAGCTGGTGGTTCTATATCTAAAGCTTTAGCAAAAGAAGCTAGTAATAGAGGTGCAATAGTTATTGATAATACAAGTGCCTTCCGAATGGATAAAGATACGCCGCTAATCGTTCCAGAAGTAAATAAACAAGCGTTGCATGAACAAACTGGGATTATTGCTAATCCGAATTGTTCTACTATTCAGATGGTTTGCGCACTTGAACCTATTAGACAGAAATTTGGTTTAAACAAAGTTATCGTTTCTACCTATCAAGCAGTATCGGGTGCTGGAGCAGCCGCAATTAGTGAATTGATAACTCAAAGCGAAGGTATAAAAAACAAACAGCCAAAACCAGAAATTTTACCAGTGAAAAGTGCTGAAAAACATTATCCTATTGCAGGAAATGTAATCCCTCAAATTGATATATTCACCGAAGATGGTTTTACATTTGAGGAACATAAAATGATGAATGAAACGAAAAAAATTATGTCATTACCAAATCTTGCAATCGCAGCTACATGTGTAAGGGTACCGGTTGTGACGGGACATTCTGAATCTGTATATATCGAAGTAGAACAAGAGAACGTCACTCTTGAACAGGTAAAACAACTTCTTTCAGATACTAAAGGTATTACCTTGCAGGATGCTCCTGATCAACAACTGTACCCTATGCCATATTACGCTGAGGATAAGGACGATGTATTTGTAGGACGTTTAAGAAAAGATCCTTCGAATGATAAAGGTTTTCATATGTGGATTGTTTCAGATAATTTATTGAAGGGTGCAGCACTTAACTCTATACAAATTGCAGAAGCGCTTATTTCTGAAGGTATATTAAAAGAGGTGTAA
- the rpsO gene encoding 30S ribosomal protein S15 yields the protein MAITQERKNELIAEYRTHESDTGSADIQIAILTEEINSLNEHLRTHKKDHHSRRGLFKMVGRRRNLLKYLRENEVSRYRDLIAKLGLRR from the coding sequence ATGGCAATTACACAAGAACGCAAAAATGAATTAATCGCTGAGTACAGAACTCACGAAAGTGATACTGGATCTGCTGATATTCAAATCGCAATTCTTACAGAAGAGATTAACTCTTTAAACGAACATTTACGTACTCATAAGAAAGATCATCACTCACGTCGTGGTCTATTCAAAATGGTTGGACGTCGTCGTAACTTGTTAAAATACTTACGTGAAAACGAAGTATCACGTTACCGTGATCTAATCGCAAAACTTGGTTTACGTCGATAA
- a CDS encoding NAD(P)-dependent oxidoreductase produces MKKKCAIIGTDARLPFLKETLDNLLDVKIFPTMIWTEELKAAIIDFQPTIIFLPIPPLQIESSFVLPESCLLLFVGKKNMQIEQEIQNSQVHAFYYLEDEQWIWENANLTAEGFINNFYRSENESIYNKKFIITGYGRVGKRLAFALHHLGAEVVISVRSDHQLFEAKSYGYQIEQFEHVVKNQDSLSTYLINTIPYRWLSPSDTTRFKKVYDLASNPGCLLESADSIPTNYKHSTSLPGLYFPKDAGYLIAKAVQSQLALLEGEK; encoded by the coding sequence GTGAAAAAAAAATGTGCAATTATAGGTACAGATGCCCGTCTACCGTTTTTAAAGGAAACATTAGATAACTTACTAGATGTGAAAATATTTCCAACGATGATTTGGACGGAAGAACTTAAAGCTGCAATAATCGATTTTCAGCCTACCATTATCTTTTTACCTATACCACCATTACAAATAGAAAGTTCTTTCGTTTTGCCAGAGTCATGTCTTCTCCTTTTCGTTGGAAAAAAGAATATGCAAATTGAACAAGAAATACAAAATAGCCAGGTCCATGCTTTTTATTATTTAGAGGATGAACAGTGGATTTGGGAAAATGCAAATCTTACAGCAGAGGGATTCATCAATAACTTTTATAGAAGCGAAAACGAATCAATTTATAACAAAAAATTCATCATTACAGGCTACGGAAGAGTAGGAAAAAGACTGGCTTTTGCTCTGCATCATTTAGGTGCCGAGGTAGTTATCTCGGTTCGTTCTGATCACCAGTTATTTGAAGCAAAAAGCTATGGGTATCAGATAGAGCAATTTGAGCATGTAGTTAAAAATCAAGATTCACTCTCGACCTATCTGATTAATACCATTCCATATAGATGGCTTAGTCCTTCCGATACGACTAGATTTAAAAAAGTGTATGATCTAGCTTCAAATCCAGGATGTCTACTCGAGTCAGCCGATTCGATCCCTACAAATTATAAACATTCTACTAGCTTACCAGGCTTGTATTTCCCTAAAGATGCGGGATATTTAATAGCAAAGGCTGTGCAATCTCAACTGGCTTTACTGGAGGGGGAAAAATAG
- the ribF gene encoding riboflavin biosynthesis protein RibF: MNVYHLSYPNHLYTNHTNESYSLAIGFFDGVHIGHQAVIKEAADKGKELNIKTAVMTFDPHPSLVLGGRKEKVFYITPIQEKIEILKSLGVDAVFVVRFTSDFAKLTPEKFIEFFINQTNVKHVTAGFDFSFGAFGKGTMKDMELLSEGKYSVSVVDKKELVGDKISSTRIRAELTVGNMERVRELLGRPFKLTGVVIHGDKRGRTINFPTANVEPTEGQFTPAIGVYAVKICVQETWHEGVCNVGYKPTFNNPEEKKLSIEVHIFNFDQSIYGEEVTVLWHKRIRSEQKFNGIEELKEQIGKDKQVAIEFFKNENE; encoded by the coding sequence ATGAACGTATATCACTTATCCTATCCAAACCATTTATATACCAATCATACAAATGAATCATATTCCTTAGCAATTGGTTTTTTTGACGGTGTTCATATAGGGCATCAAGCAGTCATTAAGGAAGCTGCAGATAAAGGAAAAGAGTTGAATATCAAAACAGCGGTAATGACATTTGATCCTCATCCTTCATTAGTGCTTGGTGGAAGAAAAGAAAAAGTATTTTATATTACACCCATTCAAGAAAAAATTGAAATATTGAAAAGCTTAGGTGTAGATGCCGTTTTTGTTGTTCGGTTTACATCCGATTTTGCAAAGCTAACTCCAGAAAAGTTTATAGAATTCTTTATAAACCAAACAAATGTGAAACATGTCACTGCCGGCTTTGACTTCTCATTTGGTGCTTTTGGAAAAGGAACGATGAAGGATATGGAACTTCTTTCAGAAGGGAAATATTCCGTATCAGTCGTAGATAAAAAAGAGCTCGTTGGTGATAAGATTAGCTCCACTCGTATTAGAGCAGAGCTAACTGTCGGTAATATGGAGCGAGTAAGAGAATTATTAGGTAGACCCTTTAAGTTAACAGGAGTAGTTATCCATGGAGACAAAAGAGGCAGAACTATAAACTTTCCCACGGCAAATGTCGAACCAACCGAAGGACAATTTACACCTGCAATTGGGGTGTATGCAGTTAAAATTTGCGTTCAGGAGACTTGGCATGAAGGTGTATGTAATGTAGGCTATAAACCAACATTTAATAATCCCGAAGAGAAAAAACTTTCAATTGAAGTACATATTTTTAACTTTGATCAATCTATTTATGGTGAAGAAGTAACGGTCCTTTGGCATAAGCGCATTAGATCAGAACAAAAGTTCAATGGAATTGAAGAATTAAAAGAACAAATCGGAAAAGACAAGCAAGTTGCAATCGAGTTCTTTAAAAATGAAAATGAATAA
- a CDS encoding M16 family metallopeptidase: MINKITCNNGLRIVSEHIPYVRSVAVGIWVQAGSRYELPEENGLTHFIEHMLFKGTETRTAKQIAEEFDRIGGNINAFTSKENTCYYAKVLDHHAEHAVEILADMFFHSQFDANEIEKERQVVLEEINMVEDTPDDIVHEYLWQAMYENDPLGSPILGTEETLNSFTKETILAYMKKHYTPENVVISVAGNIPEGLIQHIETLFSRLDQKNNENIHVATPKLKAVHVENFRETEQAHLCIAYPSLSVKADNIYSLVVMNNILGGSMSSRLFQEIREEKGLAYSIYSYHSSYEDTGALAIYGGTSSNQLEELSESIQQTIQSVLEKGFTETEVSNAKEQLKGNLLLGLESSNARMSRNGKNELLYGEHRSLDEVSESIDEVTLQSVMDLAAETFSHKPAVSIIKPKVDQK; this comes from the coding sequence TTGATAAACAAAATTACATGTAATAATGGACTTCGAATTGTGTCTGAGCATATCCCATATGTACGTTCTGTAGCTGTGGGGATTTGGGTGCAAGCTGGGTCAAGATATGAGCTGCCAGAAGAAAATGGCTTAACTCATTTCATTGAACATATGCTATTTAAAGGAACTGAAACTAGAACAGCAAAGCAAATTGCAGAAGAATTCGATCGCATTGGTGGAAATATAAATGCCTTCACATCTAAAGAAAATACGTGCTACTATGCAAAAGTATTGGATCATCATGCAGAACATGCAGTAGAAATACTGGCAGATATGTTTTTCCATTCTCAATTTGATGCAAATGAAATAGAGAAAGAAAGACAGGTTGTTCTAGAAGAGATAAATATGGTAGAAGACACACCAGATGATATCGTTCACGAATATTTATGGCAAGCGATGTATGAAAATGATCCTCTAGGGTCACCTATTTTAGGAACAGAGGAAACATTGAATAGTTTCACAAAAGAAACAATTCTTGCTTACATGAAAAAACATTATACTCCAGAAAATGTTGTCATTTCAGTTGCAGGTAATATTCCTGAAGGATTAATTCAGCATATCGAAACATTATTTAGTCGATTAGACCAAAAAAATAATGAAAATATACATGTGGCAACTCCAAAATTGAAAGCAGTGCATGTGGAAAACTTTCGAGAGACAGAGCAAGCACATCTTTGTATAGCTTATCCAAGTTTAAGTGTAAAAGCTGATAATATTTATAGCCTAGTAGTGATGAACAATATTTTGGGCGGTAGTATGTCATCTAGGCTTTTCCAAGAAATCAGAGAAGAAAAAGGTCTTGCTTACTCTATCTATTCTTATCATTCTTCCTATGAAGATACAGGGGCACTTGCTATTTATGGTGGTACCTCAAGCAATCAATTAGAGGAATTATCAGAGTCTATTCAGCAAACGATACAATCAGTCCTTGAAAAAGGGTTTACAGAAACAGAAGTTTCCAATGCAAAAGAGCAACTAAAAGGTAATTTACTCCTTGGTTTAGAAAGTTCCAATGCTCGGATGAGCCGTAACGGTAAAAATGAATTACTCTACGGAGAACATCGTTCATTAGATGAAGTAAGTGAATCAATTGATGAAGTCACATTACAATCAGTAATGGATCTTGCTGCAGAGACATTTTCTCACAAACCTGCCGTATCCATCATCAAACCAAAAGTCGATCAAAAATGA
- a CDS encoding YlmC/YmxH family sporulation protein: MLLSELAEKELIQVKDGARYGKLADTELLFNPENGKIEGFEVFQKTGSFFQGNKSGKKKEFIAWEEIILIGKDRILFNEANNEIGNSEYS, from the coding sequence TTGTTACTTTCGGAACTTGCAGAAAAAGAACTTATCCAAGTTAAGGACGGGGCAAGATATGGCAAACTAGCAGACACTGAATTACTCTTCAATCCTGAGAATGGGAAGATTGAAGGGTTCGAGGTTTTTCAAAAAACAGGATCTTTTTTTCAAGGCAATAAGTCTGGCAAGAAAAAGGAATTTATTGCATGGGAAGAAATTATTCTTATTGGAAAAGATAGAATCCTGTTTAATGAAGCAAACAATGAAATTGGAAATAGTGAATATTCGTGA
- the dapA gene encoding 4-hydroxy-tetrahydrodipicolinate synthase, protein MNIGSIATAMVTPFQTDGSINYAQVELLIEHLLATGTDSLVISGTTGESPTLSTEEKLNLLKFVVEKVNNRVPVIAGTGSNNTAASVDLSLKAEALGVNGLMIVTPYYNKPNQRGLIAHFATIANATTLPIIVYNIPSRSVINMELETVVTLSQIPTIKFLKEASGNLDQMTRIMTKTKGDLEVYSGDDSLTLPLLAIGGSGIVSVASHIVGNDMKKMIVAFQNGNHSEAARIHQSLLPIIQALFKHPNPIVVKYALSKVGIEAGNLRLPLVEMAENEKREFDIIWEQYLNTK, encoded by the coding sequence ATGAATATAGGTTCTATTGCTACGGCAATGGTTACCCCATTTCAAACAGACGGTTCTATCAATTATGCACAGGTAGAATTATTAATCGAACATTTACTTGCGACAGGGACTGATTCCCTTGTCATTAGCGGAACAACAGGAGAATCTCCTACTCTATCAACAGAAGAAAAACTAAATTTGCTGAAATTCGTTGTTGAAAAAGTGAATAATAGAGTTCCTGTTATTGCAGGTACAGGAAGTAATAATACAGCAGCATCTGTTGACTTATCTCTAAAGGCTGAGGCTTTAGGAGTAAATGGACTAATGATCGTCACACCATATTACAATAAACCAAATCAACGAGGGTTGATTGCCCACTTTGCAACTATTGCAAATGCAACAACTTTACCAATTATCGTTTACAATATTCCAAGTCGTTCAGTAATAAATATGGAGTTGGAAACAGTTGTAACGTTAAGTCAAATTCCAACTATTAAATTTCTAAAAGAAGCTAGTGGCAATTTAGATCAGATGACTAGAATTATGACTAAAACAAAAGGTGATTTAGAAGTATATAGTGGAGATGATTCACTCACTCTTCCATTACTAGCAATTGGAGGCTCCGGTATAGTTTCGGTTGCTTCTCATATTGTTGGAAATGATATGAAGAAAATGATTGTAGCTTTTCAGAATGGTAATCATTCGGAGGCTGCACGAATTCATCAATCATTATTGCCGATAATACAGGCGTTATTTAAACATCCCAATCCGATCGTTGTAAAATATGCACTTTCTAAGGTGGGAATTGAAGCGGGTAACTTACGACTACCTCTTGTTGAAATGGCCGAAAATGAAAAACGGGAATTTGATATAATTTGGGAACAATACTTGAATACTAAATAA
- a CDS encoding ribonuclease J: MVKVKNELIRIIPLGGVGEIGKAMYVVEIDEEIFVVDSGLMFPENEMLGIDIVIPDITYLVENKDRVKGIFLTHGHEDAIGSISYLLQKVQAPVYGSKLTIALAKTHLKALPTKQPVKFFEVTNKSRMNFQGTYVTFFHTTHSIPDSLGIVFHTSEGAIVHTGEFKFDQSAKGKYRPDIAKIAGLGEDGVFILLSDSTEAERPGYTTSEAVIENQLSETFHASKGRILVALYASNFIRIQQVIDKAIETGKKVAIAGKSLENIFEIGLDLGYFNVEEDTIISIKEISKHDDEKIVVIVSGTQGEPLEALEKMIRKHHKDIKIKDTDTVLITFTPSPGMEVGMYNTMNQIAKVGAKVLTSEKNVHVSGHGSQEDLKMMLNLTKPKFFIPIQGEYRMLMAHSKLAQATGMSKSEIFIADKGDIVEYKSGKMRMSGRVQAGNVLIDGIGVGDVGNIVLRDRKLLSQDGIFIVVVTLNRAQKKIASGPEILSRGFVYVRESEELMDESAKLVRTVVEKYVNKETFEWTNIKQEIRDTLNSYLFQQTKRRPMIIPIIMEY, from the coding sequence TTGGTAAAAGTAAAAAATGAACTTATTCGAATTATACCGCTCGGTGGAGTTGGGGAAATCGGAAAAGCAATGTATGTAGTAGAAATAGATGAAGAAATATTTGTCGTAGATAGTGGGTTAATGTTCCCAGAAAACGAAATGCTAGGAATAGATATTGTTATTCCGGACATTACGTATTTAGTGGAAAATAAAGATCGAGTAAAAGGAATCTTTTTAACGCATGGTCACGAAGATGCGATTGGATCAATTTCTTATTTACTTCAAAAAGTACAAGCACCAGTATATGGTTCTAAATTGACAATAGCTTTGGCAAAGACCCATTTAAAAGCGTTGCCGACTAAGCAACCAGTCAAATTTTTTGAAGTAACAAATAAAAGCCGTATGAATTTCCAAGGAACATATGTAACCTTTTTCCATACGACACATAGTATACCAGATTCGCTTGGTATCGTGTTCCATACGTCTGAAGGTGCAATTGTCCATACCGGGGAATTTAAGTTTGATCAATCGGCTAAAGGAAAATATCGTCCAGATATAGCGAAAATTGCAGGACTTGGAGAAGATGGTGTATTTATTCTTTTATCCGATTCAACTGAAGCAGAAAGACCAGGTTATACAACTTCAGAAGCAGTAATTGAAAACCAATTGTCAGAAACATTCCACGCTTCTAAAGGTCGTATTCTAGTTGCTCTATATGCATCAAACTTCATCCGTATTCAACAAGTGATTGACAAAGCGATTGAAACAGGTAAAAAAGTTGCGATTGCAGGTAAAAGCTTAGAAAATATCTTTGAAATTGGTTTAGACCTAGGTTATTTCAATGTAGAAGAGGATACAATTATTTCTATCAAAGAAATCTCAAAACACGATGATGAGAAAATTGTCGTTATTGTATCTGGTACGCAAGGTGAGCCGTTAGAAGCACTAGAAAAAATGATTCGTAAACACCATAAAGATATTAAAATCAAAGATACAGATACTGTCTTAATCACTTTTACTCCTTCTCCTGGTATGGAAGTAGGAATGTATAATACGATGAACCAAATTGCAAAAGTTGGAGCGAAAGTATTAACTTCCGAAAAAAATGTCCATGTATCCGGCCACGGAAGTCAAGAAGATTTGAAAATGATGTTGAACTTAACAAAACCCAAGTTCTTTATACCAATTCAAGGGGAATATCGCATGTTGATGGCCCATTCAAAATTGGCTCAAGCAACTGGAATGTCCAAATCGGAAATCTTCATTGCCGATAAAGGGGATATTGTAGAGTATAAGAGCGGTAAAATGAGAATGAGTGGTCGAGTTCAAGCAGGAAACGTACTAATCGATGGAATTGGTGTTGGCGATGTGGGCAATATTGTTCTACGCGATCGTAAGCTACTTTCACAAGATGGTATATTTATTGTAGTGGTCACGTTAAATCGAGCACAGAAGAAGATTGCTTCTGGTCCAGAAATTCTTTCGAGAGGATTTGTCTATGTTCGTGAGTCAGAGGAGCTAATGGACGAGTCTGCTAAGCTAGTTCGAACAGTTGTTGAAAAATATGTGAATAAAGAAACGTTTGAATGGACAAACATTAAACAAGAAATCCGTGATACGCTAAATTCATACTTATTCCAACAAACAAAAAGACGTCCGATGATCATCCCGATTATTATGGAATATTAA
- the pnp gene encoding polyribonucleotide nucleotidyltransferase, with protein sequence MSEKKVFTYEWAGRPLQVEIGQLAKQANGAVLVRYGDTTVLSVATASKNPKNLDFFPLTVNYEEKLYAVGKIPGGFIKREGRPSERAILTSRLIDRPIRPLFPDGFRNEVQVISIVMSVDQNCSSEMAAMLGSSLALSVSDIPFDGPIAGAQVGLIGEELIINPTVEQMEKSTLDLTVAGTKDAINMVEAGAKEVSEETVLEAIMFGHNEIIKLIEFQEKVVAEVGKAKKDIPLFELDKVLFEEVKGICEAKLVQAIQVQEKHAREDAITEVKTEVLEQYTEKEATDETLKQVREILDAMVKDEVRRLITEDKIRPDGRGVAEIRPLSSEVGVLPRTHGSGLFTRGQTQALSVCTLGPLGDVQIIDGIGLEETKRFMHHYNFPQFSVGETGPIRAPGRREIGHGALGERALEAVIPDEADFPYTLRLVAEVLESNGSTSQASICASTLAMMDAGVPLKAPVAGIAMGLVKKGENYTILTDIQGMEDHLGDMDFKVAGTSKGITALQMDIKIDGLSRSILEEALEQAKIGRMQILESMLATISDPREKLSKYAPKIVVIKINPDKIRDVIGPGGKQINKIIDETGVKIDTEQDGTIYIASADEDMIARAKEIIENIVRVAQVGEYYLGKVKRIEKFGAFVEIFTGKDGLLHISEIQEERTKNVEDVLKLGDELLVKVIEIDNQGRVNLSRKVVIKEEKERAEQQENK encoded by the coding sequence ATGAGTGAAAAGAAAGTATTTACGTACGAATGGGCAGGACGCCCGTTGCAAGTAGAGATAGGACAACTTGCAAAACAAGCGAACGGAGCAGTATTAGTAAGATATGGTGATACAACTGTATTATCTGTAGCAACTGCATCTAAAAATCCTAAGAATTTAGATTTCTTCCCATTAACAGTGAACTATGAGGAAAAATTATATGCTGTAGGTAAAATTCCAGGTGGATTTATTAAACGTGAAGGACGTCCTTCGGAACGAGCAATCTTAACTAGTCGTTTGATTGACCGTCCTATTCGTCCCTTATTCCCAGATGGATTCCGTAACGAGGTGCAAGTTATTTCAATCGTTATGTCCGTTGATCAAAACTGTTCATCTGAAATGGCTGCAATGTTAGGTTCATCTTTAGCGCTTAGTGTTTCAGATATCCCATTTGATGGCCCAATTGCGGGAGCACAAGTAGGCTTAATTGGTGAAGAACTAATTATTAATCCTACAGTTGAGCAAATGGAGAAGAGTACTCTAGACCTTACTGTTGCTGGAACAAAAGACGCTATCAACATGGTTGAAGCTGGAGCAAAAGAAGTTTCAGAGGAAACAGTGCTTGAAGCGATTATGTTCGGTCATAATGAAATTATCAAGTTAATTGAATTCCAAGAAAAAGTGGTAGCTGAAGTTGGTAAAGCGAAAAAAGATATTCCTCTATTTGAGTTAGATAAAGTACTTTTCGAAGAAGTGAAGGGCATTTGTGAAGCAAAACTTGTACAAGCAATTCAAGTTCAAGAAAAACATGCTCGCGAAGATGCTATTACGGAAGTAAAAACAGAAGTTTTAGAACAATATACAGAAAAAGAAGCAACGGACGAAACGTTGAAGCAAGTGCGTGAAATTTTAGACGCAATGGTAAAAGACGAAGTTCGTCGTTTGATTACAGAAGACAAAATCCGTCCTGATGGTCGTGGAGTTGCAGAAATCCGCCCATTATCTTCAGAAGTTGGAGTATTACCTAGAACACATGGTTCTGGATTGTTTACACGTGGTCAAACACAAGCTTTAAGTGTATGTACTTTAGGACCTTTAGGTGATGTTCAAATCATCGACGGTATTGGTCTAGAAGAAACGAAACGCTTTATGCATCATTATAACTTCCCACAATTTAGTGTTGGAGAAACTGGTCCTATTCGTGCTCCGGGTCGTCGTGAAATTGGACATGGTGCATTAGGAGAACGTGCTTTAGAAGCAGTTATTCCGGATGAAGCCGATTTCCCATATACACTTCGCTTAGTAGCAGAAGTATTAGAATCGAATGGTTCTACATCACAAGCTAGTATTTGTGCGTCTACGCTAGCTATGATGGATGCAGGTGTTCCTCTAAAAGCACCAGTTGCAGGTATTGCAATGGGACTTGTGAAAAAAGGCGAAAACTATACTATTTTAACGGATATTCAAGGAATGGAAGATCATCTTGGAGATATGGACTTTAAAGTAGCTGGTACGTCTAAAGGAATTACAGCACTTCAAATGGATATTAAAATTGATGGACTATCAAGATCAATTCTGGAAGAAGCGCTTGAACAAGCAAAAATTGGACGTATGCAAATTTTAGAAAGCATGCTTGCAACAATTTCTGACCCACGTGAGAAGTTGTCAAAATATGCTCCTAAGATTGTCGTTATTAAGATTAATCCGGATAAAATCCGTGATGTAATTGGACCAGGTGGTAAACAAATTAATAAAATCATTGATGAAACCGGCGTAAAAATTGATACAGAGCAAGACGGTACAATTTATATTGCTTCAGCCGATGAAGATATGATTGCACGCGCTAAAGAAATTATCGAAAACATTGTACGAGTTGCCCAAGTTGGCGAATACTACCTAGGAAAAGTAAAACGAATTGAAAAATTCGGTGCCTTCGTAGAAATATTCACTGGCAAGGATGGCTTATTGCATATTTCGGAAATTCAAGAAGAACGTACGAAAAATGTCGAAGATGTCCTTAAATTAGGTGATGAGCTACTAGTGAAGGTAATCGAAATCGACAATCAAGGTCGAGTAAATTTATCTCGTAAAGTTGTAATTAAAGAAGAAAAAGAACGCGCTGAACAACAAGAAAACAAATAA
- a CDS encoding dipicolinate synthase subunit B, translating into MLKDLRIGLGITASHCTYEEVIPMIKQFTELGATVVPIITYSVLTAATRFGTGEEWIQKIEEASGSKVVSKIVEAEPFGPTNPLDCMVIAPMTGNSISKLANAQTDSPVLMAAKATLRNGKPVVLGISTNDALGLNGMNIMKLLSTKNIYFIPFGQDNPHNKPNSLIADFAKIVPTVEHAIQFQQLQPLLITHKL; encoded by the coding sequence GTGTTAAAAGATCTTCGAATAGGATTAGGAATAACTGCTTCTCATTGTACCTATGAAGAAGTTATCCCAATGATTAAACAGTTTACGGAACTAGGAGCAACTGTAGTTCCTATTATTACGTATTCTGTATTAACTGCAGCAACTCGTTTTGGAACAGGTGAGGAATGGATACAGAAAATAGAAGAGGCAAGTGGTAGTAAAGTAGTATCAAAAATTGTAGAGGCAGAACCATTTGGTCCTACCAATCCATTGGATTGTATGGTGATTGCTCCGATGACTGGAAATTCTATCAGTAAGCTGGCCAACGCCCAAACAGATTCGCCAGTGCTAATGGCAGCAAAAGCTACATTGCGAAATGGTAAACCGGTAGTGCTCGGAATATCCACGAATGATGCATTAGGATTGAATGGCATGAACATTATGAAACTACTTTCTACTAAAAATATATACTTTATCCCCTTCGGCCAAGATAATCCTCATAACAAACCAAACTCACTCATCGCTGACTTTGCGAAAATAGTTCCAACGGTAGAACACGCAATTCAATTCCAACAATTACAGCCTCTACTTATTACTCATAAATTATAA